In Tachypleus tridentatus isolate NWPU-2018 chromosome 7, ASM421037v1, whole genome shotgun sequence, a genomic segment contains:
- the LOC143255738 gene encoding transcription factor Sox-11-B-like, with amino-acid sequence MSTNTSEKLTSSAGKQEPHFHQSSPVFGSMMVDTNSSTPYTDATQCKKPANHIKRPMNAFMVWSQIERRKICEQQPELHNAEISKQLGKRWKLLTEKERQPFIQEAERLRILHLQEYPDYKYRPRKKAKSTTVQPGKKSHTKHKLSCDKKGTKSVKQPRIQQNGQLITTPVVFSNVNHNRLKLKLTIDKNFKESFRPVKQDPRQSSQFKSSGKVPGSPSEDEPASPESANISLYDDVMGKKIVLGELTKPASIHDVGCTPGLVDNSLADLDALTEALQLPSTWAEELRSLNITELSDLASQETGSSCSSSHFEFPDYGYSEVSDILDGDWLDTNISSLINC; translated from the coding sequence ATGTCGACTAACACCTCCGAGAAACTTACAAGCAGCGCCGGAAAACAGGAACCACACTTTCATCAAAGCTCGCCTGTGTTCGGCTCTATGATGGTAGACACCAACTCCAGCACTCCTTACACTGATGCAACTCAATGTAAAAAACCTGCGAACCACATTAAACGTCCCATGAATGCGTTTATGGTTTGGAGTCAGATTGAACGCCGAAAGATTTGTGAACAACAGCCGGAGCTGCATAACGCAGAGATTAGCAAGCAACTAGGGAAACGTTGGAAACTGTTGACGGAGAAAGAAAGGCAACCTTTCATTCAAGAGGCCGAAAGGCTTCGGATCCTCCACTTGCAAGAGTATCCAGATTACAAATATCGGCCCCGAAAAAAGGCGAAGTCCACTACAGTTCAACCAGGAAAGAAATCTCATACGAAACATAAACTATCGTGCGATAAGAAAGGCACCAAGTCAGTTAAACAGCCTCGAATTCAGCAGAATGGTCAGTTGATTACAACCCCAGTAGTCTTCAGCAACGTGAACCACAATAGATTGAAATTAAAGCTCACAATAGACAAGAATTTTAAGGAAAGCTTTAGGCCAGTTAAACAAGATCCTCGACAAAGCAGTCAGTTTAAATCGTCTGGTAAAGTTCCAGGTTCTCCTTCAGAAGATGAGCCTGCTTCTCCCGAAAGTGCTAATATCAGTCTATATGATGATGTGATgggtaaaaaaatagttttaggCGAACTGACAAAACCTGCATCTATTCACGACGTTGGGTGTACACCTGGTCTTGTGGACAACAGTTTGGCCGACCTAGATGCCCTCACCGAAGCCCTACAACTTCCATCAACATGGGCAGAAGAATTAAGGAGCCTCAACATTACCGAACTTTCAGATCTCGCTTCTCAGGAGACTGGCAGCTCCTGTTCAAGTTCCCACTTCGAGTTTCCTGATTACGGCTATTCTGAAGTTTCTGATATTTTAGATGGCGATTGGCTAGACACTAACATCTCGTCATTGATTAATTGTTAG
- the LOC143258003 gene encoding uncharacterized protein LOC143258003: MFQSSQLCCKNLVVNLGWTSIPPEEKWTTILIRLSHWNRIRKHQLNSSCKEAPVIMEVPEENIMFYEFRKGKTVTEATRSIQEVYGNDIRNVRKFKRWYNKFRNGV; this comes from the exons ATGTTCCAGTCTAGCCAGTTGTGTTGTAAGAACCTAGTTGTTAACTTGGGATGGACTAGCATCCCGCCTGAGGAGAAATGGACCACTATTCTCATCCGCTTGAGCCATTGGAATAGAATACGAAAGCACCAGCTTAATTCATCTTGTAAAG aagccCCAGTTATCATGGAGGTACCAGAGGAGAACATAATGTTTTACGAGTTCAGAAAAGGGAAAACTGTTACCGAAGCAACGCGAAGCATTCAAGAAGTGTACGGTAATGACATTCGAAATGTGAGGAAGTTTAAAAGATGGTACAATAAGTTTAGAAATGGTGTCTGA